One segment of Anastrepha obliqua isolate idAnaObli1 chromosome 3, idAnaObli1_1.0, whole genome shotgun sequence DNA contains the following:
- the LOC129241717 gene encoding zinc finger protein 26-like produces the protein MDGGDLQVVAFDDEQKVAVGRALMAIADEVFETPKLEPITYEQDDIIELLSDSENGADDDGFECEVFGKMCTDLEELPENLQEDSPNQLESFKVNEPNDAVNFADRAVLDNETTAIVNTEYRQFVTQNTTNEIIILDDDDDEDHTLSSENIAESNSNDNGEISDKDEKEKKVFDLLEVDTDDSNQPTSSNNSNRHTNAYSHNLEAFLIYLCPQCGVSCGNIKKWNAHTDIVHNFRSISTLNLNTVISRQGQLHYQCNTCEKKYVSDSPFRVLLNHRIRHMAIPEFLRCRLCEERFPSRCSFLRHLKKDHKKIALQKLRRTEPIRGHIRFFCPICRAKASSMNVWMRHLENEHDWYNQLEEKVIKIRDNIVECKTCAATFRSKRSQWHLLRHEKYKPFKCKLCKDASGYDLSLLTKHIRVEHLNEIPYDRRYPCNYCDKVFGTHTRRITHMLEMHTIQELACEVCGKKFNSTSGLLTHMAKLNHQKIK, from the coding sequence ATGGACGGTGGCGATTTGCAGGTTGTTGCGTTCGATGACGAACAAAAAGTCGCTGTGGGAAGGGCGCTTATGGCTATAGCAGATGAAGTCTTCGAAACACCAAAACTTGAGCCAATCACATATGAACAAGACGACATTATAGAACTTCTAAGTGATTCCGAAAATGGGGCTGACGATGATGGATTCGAGTGTGAGGTATTTGGAAAAATGTGTACAGATTTGGAAGAATTGCCAGAAAACTTGCAAGAAGATTCACCTAATCAACTTGAATCTTTTAAAGTGAATGAACCGAATGACGCAGTTAATTTCGCTGACCGTGCAGTTTTAGATAATGAAACGACTGCAATTGTCAATACAGAATACAGGCAATTCGTAAcacaaaatacaacaaatgaAATTATCATATTAGATGATGACGACGATGAAGATCATACGCTTTCCAGTGAAAATATTGCCGAAAGTAACAGTAATGATAACGGTGAAATATCCGATAAGGATGAGAAAGAGAAGAAGGTTTTCGATCTCTTAGAAGTTGATACGGATGATTCTAACCAACCAACATCATCCAATAATAGCAATCGTCACACAAATGCGTACAGCCACAATTTAGAagcttttctaatttatttatgtcCGCAGTGCGGAGTCTCATGcggaaatattaagaaatggaATGCACATACAGACATCGTGCATAACTTCCGTTCCATTTCAACACTTAATTTAAATACCGTCATTAGCCGACAAGGCCAACTACACTATCAATGTAACACttgcgaaaaaaaatatgtttcagaTTCACCATTTCGCGTTTTATTGAACCATCGCATTCGACACATGGCGATTCCGGAATTTTTACGATGCCGATTGTGCGAGGAAAGATTTCCATCTCGTTGCTCATTTTTACGACACTTAAAGAaggatcataaaaaaattgctttgcaaAAACTTCGACGCACAGAACCAATACGTGGCCACATTCGGTTCTTCTGCCCGATTTGTAGGGCGAAAGCATCCAGCATGAATGTATGGATGCGTCACTTGGAAAATGAACATGATTGGTATAACCAATTAGAggaaaaagtcattaaaataAGGGATAATATAGTAGAATGTAAAACGTGCGCGGCAACTTTTCGATCGAAGCGAAGTCAATGGCATTTACTGCGCCACGAGAAGTACAAACCTTTCAAGTGCAAGCTGTGTAAAGATGCAAGTGGGTATGATTTGAGTCTTCTTACGAAGCACATCCGAGTAGAGCATCTTAACGAGATACCATACGATAGGCGATATCCTTGTAATTATTGTGATAAGGTATTTGGAACGCATACTCGACGAATCACTCATATGCTTGAAATGCATACAATTCAAGAATTGGCATGTGAGGTGTGTGGAAAGAAGTTCAACTCTACCTCGGGGTTGTTGACGCATATGGCTAAGCTGAACcaccaaaaaattaagtaa
- the LOC129241719 gene encoding DNA-directed RNA polymerases I, II, and III subunit RPABC3: protein MAGVLFEDIFNVKDMDPEGKKFDRVSRLHCESESFKMDLILDINSWLYPMELGDKFRLVLATTLREDGCPDSGEFNPLEQEGTRADSFEYVMFGKVYRIEGDEAHNEASSRLSAYVSFGGLLMRLQGDANNLHGFEVDQQMYLLMKKLAF, encoded by the coding sequence ATGGCTGGAGTTTTATTTGAAGACATCTTCAACGTGAAAGACATGGACCCCGAAGGCAAGAAATTTGATCGTGTCTCGCGGTTGCATTGCGAGTCTGAATCATTCAAAATGGATTTAATACTGGACATTAATTCTTGGTTGTATCCAATGGAATTGGGTGATAAATTTCGTTTGGTGCTGGCGACGACTTTACGTGAAGACGGTTGCCCCGACAGCGGGGAATTCAATCCATTGGAGCAAGAGGGTACACGTGCAGACAGTTTCGAATATGTCATGTTTGGGAAAGTTTATCGCATTGAGGGCGATGAAGCGCATAACGAGGCATCCTCCAGATTATCAGCGTACGTTTCCTTCGGTGGTCTTTTAATGCGTTTGCAAGGTGATGCAAACAATTTGCACGGTTTCGAAGTGGATCAACAGATGTATCTGCTGATGAAAAAGTTGGCATTTTGA